A genomic region of Desulfosarcina ovata subsp. ovata contains the following coding sequences:
- a CDS encoding ISNCY family transposase yields the protein MRLPEQEENRILLERKHAEFTFDKVIQFFRQTISAFPDRRIGTNTSYSIEDAALGAFSVFFTQSPSFLAFQSAMQQTKGKNNAQSLFGLTQIPCTNHIKSLMDEVHPSYVTPVFKYLFDGLEKSGHLDGFRSYDNNLLVAFDGTQYFASNTIHCDNCSRKHHKNGTVTYSHSVVTPVIVAPENNKVIALQPEFITPQDGHDKQDCENAAAKRWIDQYAAEYQPFGITVLGDDLYCKQPICKKLLDQELDFILVCKPDSHKTLYQWLDELDAMQTIETVVEKRWTGKTHEIDTYRFANKLPLRDSENAIDVNWCELTTTLPDGKIVYKNAFATNFEVSKSNVKQIVKDGRARWKVENENNNVLKNRGYNIEHNFGHGNKHLSSLLLTFNLLAFLFHTVLELMDEKYSLVRAELPTRKTFFDDVRALTRYMYFPSWEAMLTFMMRGLEIEYVDTS from the coding sequence ATGCGATTGCCAGAACAAGAAGAAAACCGCATCCTACTTGAAAGGAAACATGCAGAATTCACATTTGACAAAGTGATCCAATTTTTTCGCCAAACTATTTCTGCATTTCCTGACCGGCGCATCGGCACTAATACCAGCTACAGCATAGAAGACGCAGCCCTGGGAGCTTTTTCTGTTTTTTTTACCCAAAGCCCATCCTTTTTAGCCTTTCAATCCGCTATGCAGCAAACAAAAGGCAAAAACAATGCGCAATCACTTTTCGGCCTCACTCAAATTCCCTGTACCAACCACATCAAAAGTTTAATGGACGAGGTCCATCCCTCTTATGTCACGCCCGTGTTCAAATATCTTTTCGACGGATTGGAAAAATCCGGTCATCTGGACGGGTTTCGCTCATACGACAACAATTTATTGGTTGCCTTTGACGGAACGCAGTATTTTGCTTCAAATACAATTCATTGTGATAATTGTAGTCGCAAGCACCATAAAAATGGAACCGTAACCTATTCGCATTCAGTCGTGACCCCGGTGATTGTGGCACCGGAAAACAATAAGGTGATTGCTTTGCAACCGGAATTTATTACCCCCCAGGATGGCCATGATAAACAAGATTGCGAAAACGCGGCAGCAAAACGCTGGATCGATCAATATGCGGCGGAGTATCAACCTTTTGGCATCACTGTATTGGGCGATGATCTATACTGTAAACAACCGATTTGCAAAAAACTATTAGATCAAGAACTTGATTTCATTTTGGTCTGTAAACCCGATTCTCATAAAACCCTTTACCAGTGGCTGGATGAATTGGACGCCATGCAGACCATCGAAACCGTGGTGGAGAAGCGCTGGACCGGCAAAACCCATGAAATCGATACGTATCGCTTTGCCAACAAACTGCCGCTACGTGATAGTGAAAACGCCATTGATGTTAATTGGTGCGAACTGACAACAACCCTGCCCGATGGAAAAATCGTGTACAAAAACGCATTTGCAACCAATTTTGAAGTTTCAAAGAGCAACGTCAAGCAAATTGTCAAAGATGGCCGAGCACGCTGGAAAGTCGAGAACGAAAATAATAATGTTTTGAAAAACAGAGGCTATAATATTGAACACAACTTCGGTCACGGGAACAAGCACCTTTCATCATTATTGCTGACCTTCAACTTGTTAGCCTTTCTGTTCCATACCGTTCTTGAACTGATGGATGAGAAGTACAGCTTGGTTCGTGCTGAGTTACCAACGCGCAAAACCTTTTTTGACGATGTGCGCGCTTTGACGCGATATATGTATTTTCCCAGTTGGGAGGCGATGTTAACTTTTATGATGCGAGGCCTGGAGATCGAATACGTAGACACCAGTTAA
- a CDS encoding adenylate kinase, which yields MNILFFGPNGSGKGTQGSILKDKYNTPHIESGAIFRDNIGKGTELGAQAKAYIDKGDLVPDEITIPMILDRLQQDDCKNGWLLDGFPRNKNQAIKLDEALKEAGMALDIVVEILLDREIAKNRIMGRRLCVNDNNHPNNIYIDAIKPDGDKCRVCGGELKTRSDDQDETAINKRHDIYYNTTDGTLASAYYFKDLAEKGAAMKYITLDGTPSVKDVTNELVSKLD from the coding sequence ATGAACATCTTGTTTTTTGGTCCCAACGGCAGCGGAAAAGGTACCCAGGGCTCAATTCTGAAAGACAAATACAACACGCCCCACATCGAGTCCGGTGCCATCTTCCGTGACAACATCGGCAAGGGAACGGAACTGGGTGCTCAGGCCAAAGCCTACATCGACAAAGGCGACCTGGTTCCCGATGAGATCACCATCCCCATGATTCTTGACCGCCTGCAGCAGGACGACTGCAAGAACGGCTGGCTGCTGGACGGATTCCCCCGTAACAAAAACCAGGCCATCAAACTGGATGAAGCCCTGAAAGAGGCCGGCATGGCGCTGGATATCGTTGTGGAGATCCTGCTTGACCGCGAAATTGCCAAAAATCGGATCATGGGCCGCCGTCTGTGCGTAAACGACAACAACCATCCCAATAACATCTACATTGACGCGATCAAGCCCGACGGCGACAAATGCCGGGTGTGCGGCGGCGAACTGAAGACCCGAAGCGATGACCAGGACGAAACGGCCATCAACAAGCGTCACGACATCTATTACAACACCACCGACGGGACCCTGGCCTCGGCGTATTACTTCAAAGATCTGGCCGAGAAAGGCGCCGCCATGAAGTACATCACCCTGGACGGCACCCCCAGCGTGAAAGATGTGACCAACGAGTTGGTTTCCAAACTGGATTAA
- a CDS encoding TonB-dependent receptor gives MNSGGLNKKSLFVAVILLLVYGFSYAQGEKSEDTLLLTDSSEEIFQLDTIVVTGTASDNKTQEIESRKLKSHKEVDLAEILSNELVEVQMIRKSGYGNEVSMRGFGQENMKVLLDGGMLEGACGSRKDPSLSHINMLTVQKLVIQQGPFDVTKPGYLGGYIDVITKKPKPGFEGEILTKIGSYGFHSGGMTTSGGNDKVQGLIGYNFSESDQYEDGSGNRLWTVREGQAASYNDEGRDEKAFQKHDVWGKLQFTPSENHTILLEHTYGNAQNILTPRVSFDTEEEISNLTKASWEMRDLGDLSEKLSLSFFRNEVDHSPSQEFRNVAVPKNNDVESVITGGTIQNRTETGFATLTYGIDLTHRDWWGDVYNSLTGTKINDNLIPSVETINLGAYLQVDKTFEKWSLGLGGRYDRFQQEADEELLFSGTITDENRQVDDLLGGHISAKYFLNEHGMVFGGVGRNYRTPTSTERYIQGSATYFGNPELKPTANTEFDLGFAYERGRWMFRTKVFYSDLEDYIYQEETVAGYRSYTNIDAHIWGGDIKAGVDLMYGFSLEGGLAYQRGRKDSFPDNNDDKDLGQIAPFKGKLALHYNSDKPFGKENTGLFGTVEWVHSEAARDIDADVGEQRLAAWDIMNLRMGYQFKSYTLNIGVDNVFDRDYTVANSYEWDVVGGTGANPAIVSEPGRFLYATIGMNW, from the coding sequence ATGAACAGCGGGGGCTTAAATAAAAAATCTCTATTTGTGGCGGTGATTCTTCTATTGGTTTATGGTTTTTCGTACGCTCAGGGAGAAAAGAGTGAGGACACCCTTTTATTGACTGACTCTTCCGAGGAAATATTTCAGCTTGACACCATCGTCGTGACCGGGACCGCAAGCGATAATAAAACCCAGGAAATCGAAAGCCGCAAACTTAAATCGCACAAAGAGGTCGACCTGGCAGAAATCCTCTCCAATGAATTGGTAGAAGTGCAGATGATACGCAAAAGCGGGTACGGAAACGAGGTTTCCATGCGCGGGTTCGGTCAGGAAAATATGAAAGTCCTGCTGGATGGCGGCATGCTTGAAGGTGCATGCGGTAGCCGCAAGGATCCGTCGCTATCCCACATTAACATGCTGACCGTGCAAAAATTGGTGATACAACAAGGACCTTTCGACGTCACCAAGCCGGGATATTTGGGCGGGTACATTGACGTGATCACGAAAAAGCCGAAACCCGGTTTTGAGGGAGAAATACTGACAAAAATCGGAAGTTACGGTTTTCACAGCGGCGGCATGACGACCAGCGGAGGCAACGACAAAGTCCAGGGACTTATCGGATACAACTTCTCCGAGTCAGACCAATACGAAGATGGCTCCGGTAACAGGCTATGGACGGTGAGAGAAGGGCAGGCCGCTTCATATAACGACGAGGGGCGTGACGAAAAGGCCTTTCAAAAACATGATGTCTGGGGCAAGCTACAATTCACGCCAAGCGAGAACCACACAATCCTTTTGGAGCATACGTACGGAAATGCTCAAAACATTCTTACGCCTCGGGTCTCCTTCGATACAGAAGAGGAAATCAGCAATTTGACCAAGGCGAGTTGGGAAATGCGTGACCTTGGCGATCTATCGGAGAAACTCTCCCTGTCTTTCTTCCGCAACGAAGTAGACCATTCCCCTTCGCAGGAATTCCGCAACGTAGCCGTACCCAAAAACAACGACGTTGAATCGGTGATTACCGGCGGCACCATTCAAAACCGAACCGAGACGGGCTTTGCAACGCTGACCTATGGAATCGACTTAACCCACCGGGATTGGTGGGGCGATGTTTACAACAGCCTGACAGGCACAAAAATCAACGATAACCTCATTCCATCTGTTGAAACGATAAACCTTGGCGCCTATCTGCAAGTGGACAAAACATTCGAAAAATGGTCCTTGGGTCTGGGAGGACGGTATGACCGTTTCCAGCAGGAAGCCGATGAAGAACTCCTTTTCTCGGGCACCATCACCGACGAAAATCGCCAAGTCGATGATCTTCTCGGCGGACATATCTCAGCAAAATACTTTCTGAACGAGCATGGAATGGTTTTTGGCGGCGTCGGACGCAATTATCGAACACCAACCTCGACGGAACGATATATCCAGGGCAGCGCCACTTATTTCGGTAATCCGGAGCTCAAACCAACGGCCAATACGGAATTTGACCTTGGATTTGCCTACGAACGGGGGAGATGGATGTTCCGAACCAAGGTTTTTTATTCCGATCTTGAAGACTACATCTACCAGGAGGAAACTGTTGCCGGCTATCGAAGTTACACCAACATTGATGCCCACATCTGGGGAGGAGACATCAAAGCCGGAGTGGATCTCATGTACGGATTTTCCCTGGAAGGCGGACTCGCATACCAGCGTGGACGCAAAGATAGTTTTCCCGACAACAACGACGACAAAGATCTCGGTCAAATTGCGCCCTTTAAAGGAAAACTGGCGCTGCATTACAACAGCGATAAACCGTTTGGGAAAGAGAACACCGGTCTGTTTGGCACCGTCGAATGGGTCCATTCCGAGGCCGCCAGGGACATCGACGCCGATGTCGGTGAGCAGCGGCTTGCGGCGTGGGACATCATGAACCTGCGCATGGGCTACCAGTTCAAATCGTACACGTTGAACATCGGCGTGGACAATGTTTTTGACCGGGATTACACCGTCGCGAATTCATATGAGTGGGACGTGGTCGGTGGAACGGGGGCAAATCCCGCTATAGTCAGCGAGCCAGGCAGGTTCCTTTATGCGACGATAGGGATGAATTGGTAA
- a CDS encoding ABC transporter ATP-binding protein/permease has protein sequence MPKARPPIVKRSLYSFVFEGNIKLQILLLIIILIMVALRVLPLEMQKRIVNHAIKLKKVDMLVLYSLIYLGAIVVASGLKMAANALQTYIGQRALANIRQALYHHIITLPLHFFRKTQPGMVVSALVTEIAPAGDFVGVALAGPVTSVLTLLAFAAYLFWLNPLLAAISMVTYPIVLFLVPLIQKHANEANKRRVDATREMSSIIGETITGIHEVQSNGAFSIENQRFDRIVEQLFRIRMVWNLYRFGVKVTNNFFNNLSPFVVFLLGGYLAMHGRLELGAMVAFLSAQERVAEPWKELLDNYQTFQDASIRYRRTMQRFDIQPDHALLPAGREPIELPGDIDIRGLNFITENGIQLLRDISLTLDQGEHLAVVGFSGSGKSTLAQCIGQLYRYTGGTVSIGGQEVAALSKSDMALTIGYVSQAPFIFDGTIADNLFYACKALQGTATVVGRQLPTRDDAIAMLHQTGIFVDVLGFGMNTVIPEGSEEQLVADLLRIRAKLQQDYGQALADVVEFYDEQQYLYYADIATNIVFGTPIRTDLGPDRRLDSPFFREFLEEADLTPHLIHLGINLLHPLIDILGSLPPQPVFFKQSPVDPSEMPHFNELYHQIRNKTIDELTDKERQAVVQLALRFTPGVHKLISLPPRLKALILRGRSLFRSKIESQENGVVAFYRMADYIHTQTILNNVFFGQIKTGKSSAQERINQSIIQLLIEEDLLETIVEAGMQFMVGSKGENLSGGQRQKLAIARALLKKPPVLIMDEATSALDNKSQARIQNLLQKRWKGKSTLISVVHRLDTIVEFDKVAVMKAGKIVEIGTYAELMQKKGHLYELEHGNA, from the coding sequence ATGCCAAAAGCCCGACCGCCCATTGTCAAACGATCACTCTACTCGTTCGTTTTTGAGGGCAACATCAAGCTTCAGATTCTGCTTTTAATCATCATTCTGATCATGGTGGCTTTGCGCGTGCTGCCACTGGAGATGCAAAAGCGGATTGTCAACCATGCCATCAAGCTGAAAAAGGTCGACATGCTGGTCCTTTACAGCCTGATCTACCTGGGTGCGATCGTCGTAGCGTCCGGATTGAAAATGGCCGCTAACGCCCTGCAGACTTACATCGGCCAACGGGCACTGGCCAACATACGCCAGGCCCTTTATCACCATATCATCACATTGCCGCTCCATTTCTTCAGGAAAACCCAACCCGGCATGGTGGTCTCTGCGCTGGTAACAGAGATTGCCCCGGCAGGTGATTTCGTGGGCGTCGCCCTGGCCGGACCGGTCACCAGCGTTTTGACCCTCCTGGCTTTCGCGGCATACCTGTTCTGGCTAAATCCGCTGCTGGCCGCCATTTCCATGGTCACCTATCCCATCGTCCTATTCCTAGTGCCGCTGATCCAGAAACACGCCAACGAGGCCAACAAACGGCGCGTGGACGCAACCCGGGAGATGTCCAGCATTATCGGTGAGACCATCACCGGTATTCATGAAGTTCAGTCCAACGGTGCATTCTCAATCGAAAATCAGAGATTCGACCGCATTGTGGAACAGCTGTTTCGAATTCGAATGGTCTGGAACCTGTACCGTTTCGGCGTCAAGGTCACAAATAATTTTTTCAACAACCTGAGCCCCTTTGTGGTCTTCCTGTTGGGCGGCTATCTGGCCATGCACGGTCGGCTGGAACTCGGTGCCATGGTCGCATTTCTATCAGCCCAGGAGCGTGTTGCCGAGCCCTGGAAAGAACTTCTGGACAATTATCAGACCTTTCAAGATGCCTCCATACGCTATCGCCGCACCATGCAACGCTTTGATATCCAGCCGGATCATGCCTTGCTTCCCGCGGGGCGGGAACCGATTGAACTGCCAGGTGACATCGACATCCGGGGCCTCAATTTTATCACCGAAAACGGCATCCAGCTCTTAAGAGATATTTCGCTGACGCTGGACCAGGGTGAGCATCTGGCGGTGGTGGGTTTCTCCGGCAGCGGCAAGAGTACCCTGGCCCAGTGCATCGGGCAACTTTACCGCTACACGGGGGGGACTGTCAGCATCGGCGGACAGGAAGTGGCGGCGCTATCCAAAAGCGACATGGCCCTTACCATCGGGTATGTCTCCCAGGCGCCATTTATCTTCGATGGTACGATCGCCGACAATCTGTTTTACGCCTGCAAGGCGCTTCAGGGAACGGCCACGGTAGTGGGGCGCCAGCTGCCCACGCGTGATGATGCCATCGCCATGTTACACCAGACCGGAATATTCGTCGATGTGCTGGGATTCGGCATGAATACGGTCATCCCCGAAGGCAGCGAGGAACAATTGGTGGCGGATCTTTTACGCATCCGTGCCAAACTGCAACAAGATTACGGGCAGGCCCTGGCCGATGTAGTCGAATTTTATGATGAGCAACAATATCTTTATTATGCTGACATCGCAACAAATATAGTATTCGGCACACCGATCCGAACCGACCTTGGGCCGGATCGACGCTTGGACAGTCCATTTTTCCGGGAGTTTCTGGAAGAAGCGGACCTTACCCCGCATCTGATTCATTTGGGCATCAATCTGTTGCATCCGTTGATCGACATTCTCGGCAGCCTACCGCCGCAACCGGTGTTCTTCAAACAAAGCCCGGTAGATCCATCCGAGATGCCGCATTTCAATGAACTCTACCACCAAATTCGCAACAAAACGATCGATGAACTGACCGACAAAGAACGGCAGGCGGTGGTGCAGCTCGCCCTTCGCTTCACCCCCGGTGTCCACAAGCTGATCAGCCTGCCACCCCGGCTGAAGGCATTGATTCTGAGGGGTCGGTCACTGTTCAGATCCAAAATCGAAAGCCAGGAGAATGGAGTGGTCGCGTTTTACCGCATGGCAGACTACATTCACACCCAGACCATTTTGAACAACGTCTTTTTCGGTCAGATCAAAACAGGCAAGTCCAGTGCTCAGGAGCGGATCAACCAGAGCATCATCCAGCTGCTCATCGAGGAAGATCTTCTGGAAACCATTGTCGAGGCAGGCATGCAGTTCATGGTGGGCAGCAAGGGCGAAAATTTGTCCGGCGGCCAGCGGCAAAAACTGGCCATTGCCCGGGCGCTGCTGAAAAAGCCACCGGTCCTCATCATGGATGAAGCCACCTCGGCCCTGGACAATAAGTCCCAGGCGCGCATTCAGAATCTTCTGCAAAAACGCTGGAAAGGAAAAAGTACATTGATTTCGGTGGTCCATCGTTTGGATACCATCGTTGAATTTGATAAAGTGGCCGTGATGAAAGCGGGTAAAATTGTTGAAATCGGCACCTATGCGGAGCTGATGCAAAAGAAAGGACACCTGTATGAGCTTGAGCACGGAAACGCATAA
- a CDS encoding PP2C family protein-serine/threonine phosphatase, giving the protein MPPVIKRLFNHVPKARLSLRLVLWVFLCVIVIEGIILILSANNRRNELLAQLRAVSIARVKVVTHMAGKEASGQDLLNLYRTYLVRSSVLGGRLYTSDGDEQIGTFGEKPVLEVSPKTPEMHRELLNRRTYRYDALCFIAGPGNDYILILRHDAMGARHELHAFILRIIGLVIIISVFVTAGTWLAINPLVIKPILRLRQDLINAGEAVQADRHAPSFTADVKNRPDELGDVIIAFRNMFDQILEAIDRRKRAEHSLQQSLAQVENYTKALNNELEKGRQIQREFLPKRFPPLTNWEVAAAFFPARQVSGDFYDVFELPYGRVGFVIGDVADKGVGAAFYMALIRSLVRIFSGNYRSIRENRLTESCTMFKGRFQSSADQTDVLKAIDLTNAYLLQNHSDEGMFASIFFGVLDPDTGRMTYINAGHEPVFAVGAKGRVEQLNHTGPAVGLVADYVYQPSEKIVDPGMLLVGYTDGVTEARSPFDEFYSRQRLRTMLESGGSVSAEATVDALRQNLFDFIGSSALMDDITILAIRRTAGEAKTSSTLA; this is encoded by the coding sequence ATGCCCCCGGTTATCAAGCGACTATTTAACCACGTCCCCAAGGCCCGGTTGAGCCTGCGTTTGGTGTTGTGGGTGTTTCTGTGTGTCATCGTGATCGAGGGAATCATTCTCATTCTGTCGGCCAACAACCGGCGCAACGAATTGTTGGCGCAACTCAGGGCAGTGAGCATTGCACGGGTGAAAGTTGTCACCCATATGGCTGGCAAGGAGGCATCCGGCCAGGACCTTCTGAACCTGTATCGCACCTATTTGGTACGTTCTTCGGTACTGGGCGGCCGGCTTTACACGAGTGATGGTGATGAACAAATCGGCACCTTTGGCGAAAAACCGGTGCTGGAGGTCTCTCCAAAGACACCTGAAATGCATCGAGAATTGTTGAACCGCCGGACGTATCGGTATGACGCACTTTGTTTCATTGCCGGTCCCGGCAATGATTACATCCTGATACTGCGGCATGACGCCATGGGTGCGCGCCATGAACTGCATGCATTCATCCTGCGGATTATCGGCCTGGTGATCATCATTTCGGTTTTCGTCACCGCCGGCACATGGCTGGCTATCAATCCGCTTGTCATCAAGCCGATTCTCAGGCTGCGCCAGGATCTCATCAATGCCGGTGAGGCCGTACAGGCCGATCGCCATGCGCCGTCATTCACAGCCGACGTCAAAAACCGGCCCGATGAATTGGGCGATGTGATAATTGCATTCAGAAATATGTTCGATCAGATTCTGGAAGCCATTGACAGGCGAAAACGTGCCGAGCATTCATTGCAACAAAGTCTGGCACAGGTAGAGAACTATACGAAAGCCCTGAACAATGAACTCGAAAAAGGTCGTCAGATTCAACGTGAATTTCTTCCCAAACGGTTTCCACCGCTGACAAATTGGGAGGTTGCGGCAGCGTTCTTCCCGGCCCGGCAAGTGTCAGGCGACTTTTACGATGTATTCGAACTGCCTTACGGCCGGGTTGGGTTCGTCATCGGTGACGTGGCCGACAAAGGCGTCGGGGCCGCATTTTACATGGCGTTGATCCGGAGCCTGGTTCGCATTTTTTCGGGAAACTATCGATCCATCCGCGAAAACAGGCTGACCGAATCCTGTACAATGTTCAAGGGCCGATTCCAATCGTCCGCCGATCAGACCGATGTGCTGAAGGCGATCGACCTGACCAATGCCTACCTGCTGCAGAACCATAGCGATGAGGGGATGTTTGCCTCCATATTCTTTGGCGTACTCGATCCCGATACGGGACGGATGACCTATATTAACGCGGGCCATGAACCCGTTTTCGCCGTCGGCGCCAAGGGCAGGGTCGAACAGCTGAACCACACGGGACCGGCAGTGGGACTCGTGGCCGATTATGTTTATCAACCCAGTGAAAAAATCGTTGATCCGGGAATGCTGCTCGTTGGGTACACGGATGGAGTAACCGAAGCCCGCTCTCCGTTTGATGAATTTTACTCCCGCCAGCGGCTGCGAACCATGCTCGAGTCCGGAGGCTCGGTTTCGGCGGAGGCCACCGTCGACGCGCTTCGCCAAAACCTGTTCGATTTCATCGGCTCTTCCGCACTGATGGACGACATCACCATCCTGGCAATTCGCCGAACGGCAGGCGAAGCCAAAACATCGTCCACACTGGCGTAA
- a CDS encoding bifunctional folylpolyglutamate synthase/dihydrofolate synthase has translation MPTPEYTECLDAMYSMRRFGIILGLSTTANILAGLGNPQQTFSAIHIAGTNGKGSVASALATILQKAGYRVGLYTSPHLIRFNERICINGEPISDDAVVNSWEAVKSVHCGDREPTFFEFTTAMAFYEFGRHAVDWAVIETGMGGRMDSTNVIDPAISIITNISLEHKTYLGNTIKQITGEKAGIIKPGVPVITGTTQKVARTVIEAVANRQSAPLYIKGRDFRVRRSGNGRFSYAGIDHWWPGMKSGLMGNHQVDNAALVLAASELLMRREPNLLKDQIQFGLAQNRWPGRLEVVSEKPFVILDGAHNLMAARRLGRYLQDNLAGRRITMVAGILEDKPYEAILKDLVAPCARLIVTRAKIDRSLPPETLESVARPLVPDIQIVNDVAEAVRYAIATSAPEDAVCIAGSLYVVGEAKAELDKSGEALYPI, from the coding sequence ATGCCGACCCCCGAATACACTGAATGCCTCGACGCCATGTACAGCATGCGCCGATTCGGTATTATCCTCGGTCTTTCAACCACCGCCAACATCCTGGCGGGACTTGGCAATCCCCAACAAACCTTTTCCGCCATCCACATCGCCGGTACCAATGGAAAGGGGTCGGTGGCGTCGGCACTGGCGACGATTCTTCAAAAAGCCGGCTATCGCGTGGGGCTTTACACCTCCCCCCATCTGATCCGATTTAACGAACGCATCTGCATTAACGGCGAGCCCATTTCCGATGACGCGGTGGTGAACTCCTGGGAGGCGGTCAAATCAGTCCATTGTGGTGACCGGGAACCGACCTTTTTCGAATTTACCACGGCCATGGCCTTTTACGAATTCGGCCGGCACGCGGTGGATTGGGCGGTCATCGAAACCGGCATGGGCGGACGGATGGATTCCACCAATGTCATCGATCCGGCAATCAGCATCATCACCAACATTTCTCTGGAGCACAAAACCTATCTGGGAAATACCATCAAGCAAATTACCGGAGAGAAAGCCGGCATCATCAAACCCGGTGTTCCCGTGATCACCGGCACCACCCAGAAAGTTGCAAGAACCGTCATCGAAGCGGTGGCCAACCGTCAGTCGGCCCCGCTTTACATCAAAGGTCGCGATTTCCGGGTTCGTCGCTCGGGCAACGGCCGATTCTCATACGCCGGTATCGACCACTGGTGGCCCGGAATGAAATCCGGCCTCATGGGCAACCACCAGGTGGACAACGCCGCCCTGGTCCTGGCGGCCAGTGAACTTCTCATGCGCCGGGAACCGAACCTTCTGAAGGATCAGATCCAGTTCGGACTGGCTCAGAACCGTTGGCCGGGTCGCCTGGAAGTGGTTTCCGAAAAGCCCTTCGTCATCCTGGATGGCGCCCACAACCTCATGGCAGCCAGGCGCCTGGGCCGATACCTGCAGGACAATCTGGCTGGCCGGCGGATCACCATGGTGGCCGGCATTCTTGAAGACAAGCCCTATGAGGCGATCTTGAAGGACCTGGTCGCCCCCTGCGCCAGGCTGATCGTCACCCGGGCCAAGATTGACCGCTCACTGCCACCGGAAACACTGGAATCCGTGGCCCGCCCCCTGGTTCCGGACATCCAGATCGTTAATGACGTCGCCGAAGCCGTACGCTACGCCATCGCCACCTCCGCTCCCGAAGACGCCGTCTGCATTGCCGGATCGCTTTATGTGGTCGGCGAAGCCAAAGCCGAGTTGGACAAATCCGGGGAAGCCCTGTACCCGATCTGA
- a CDS encoding Fur family transcriptional regulator: MKRNTTQRMAIEHVFRQHERPLAVDEILAYGRDRVPSLNQATVYRNLKILVDDGWLKRVFHPSLGTLYERTGKGHHHHFHCRECNRAFDLPGCALKEGELAPDGFIVENHEIFLFGVCPSCGGTK; this comes from the coding sequence ATGAAACGCAACACAACACAGAGAATGGCCATAGAGCATGTCTTCAGGCAGCACGAGCGCCCGTTGGCGGTGGATGAGATTCTTGCATACGGCCGTGACCGCGTGCCGTCACTCAACCAGGCGACGGTCTATCGGAACCTGAAAATTCTGGTCGATGACGGCTGGTTGAAACGGGTTTTCCATCCATCTCTCGGCACCTTGTATGAGCGAACCGGGAAAGGGCACCACCACCACTTTCATTGCCGGGAGTGCAACCGGGCCTTTGATCTCCCCGGCTGTGCCTTGAAGGAAGGAGAATTGGCGCCAGACGGATTTATTGTGGAAAACCACGAAATTTTTTTATTTGGTGTTTGTCCCTCTTGTGGAGGGACGAAATGA
- the rpsU gene encoding 30S ribosomal protein S21: protein MKAIEVKVFDNDLEKAMRILKKKIQNDGLFKRLKLKKSYEKPSEYRRRKEREALRRQRIAAARSRRYR from the coding sequence TTGAAAGCAATTGAAGTCAAAGTCTTCGATAATGATCTCGAAAAGGCCATGCGCATTCTGAAGAAAAAAATTCAAAATGATGGTCTGTTCAAACGGTTGAAACTGAAAAAAAGCTACGAAAAGCCAAGCGAGTACCGTCGTCGCAAGGAACGGGAAGCCCTTCGCAGACAGCGCATCGCTGCCGCGCGAAGCAGGAGATACCGTTAG